The DNA sequence ggtgttgTGTCGGCGGTAAATGCAGATGATTGTGTGTATGATAATGAGTTCCCTGGAGAATGAAGAGTGTGACCAAGTGAGAgagatggtatgtgtgtgtgtgacagagagtgtTTTACAGCACGTACACCTGgatgtgcagacagacagagtgtgatGAGGCAAGGCCAAACACCCCTATCTCAACTTGATACAGGAATGGTAAACTTTTCCTCTAGGGGTGGAGGTAGTGGGGAGGCGGTCTGGCTTCTGGCTGCACCCCATACTCCTTTCTTTGATCTTGTCTTTTCTGACCATACAAGCCCTCAAACTCCCACTCTCAGCCCAAAATTCTAATTTGATGCACAGATGTTATTTTATGTTCCTGTCTGATCTGTTTATTTCCCACTCACACATCCATGAATAGATATTGGAGTAGACAACCATTATTTGTCAAAGGCAGGGCCTGGTAATAACTTTTCAAAGGTAAGAATGTGTCTCTTTCTCACTGATTAATATGTCATAGAGCAGTTAACACCTTAGCAAAGAATCAAATTATTCTGcacatgatatatatatatatattaattcaatcaatcaatagaCTAACTTCAAAATATGTCAATGCACAATTTTATTTGCTCTCATCGCAATTCAACGTTGTTTGTAACAATGTAGCTAACATTGCATGACTTTGTTACAAAACTTAACATTTGGGCTTTATAGGGCTTATAGCGCCACTATGTGGATGCAATTGATACTTATATTACTTGGGCGTGGCACTTTCACGCAAAACCCCGCATTGATTCCTACATTGATGATTGGTTACTAATCATGGAAGGCCACTTCTATCAACATGATTGACGTGCCTACGTAGGCATCCCAAAGCCTTTCTTTCTGTTACGGCATCTTAGAAATGTGCTACCCATTGGTCAACCTAAATACACACCCTACATTTTATTGACATGACTGGttccctgcggttgtgggcgggtAGAAGGTTCCAGAACTGGGCGTAGCAGGATCTGTGGGTGGTGTCGTTTGAAgtgaacaacacatccgccagcCACCCTTCTCCCATCGGTTCACTGAGATTACAGCACATGGTCCCTGGATTGATTTAGTCTAAAAACACCCAGTTATTTGATAGTAGCTACTTATTTATAGAGATCGTCAAGAAAAGTGCAGAAGGACAGGTAAATTATGTGTGCGACCAAGCTGGAAGGActcacgttagctagctaactttgttTAGTTTGCTGCgtgcatgctagctagctagctagcaagttcTCCTTTTCTTAACTGTGAACTTTGTATCTGACTAGCCGTGTTGAAAGCCGTTTGCAACTGTTGTGTACTATTTATTTAGGTTAAGAATGTTAACTGACTAACTGTTATTTGTCATTTATGCAGTGTTCGTTGTTGCCTGAATAAGTTAAACACCGGCGAAACGAAAGCTTGAAAATGGACGGTGGCGTGACGGTCATCACCAATCCCACAGTGTCGGTGCGGCTGACCAGTACCATCAGTTCGTTCGAGGTGAATAAACGATATAACAGGGGAATCACCATCGCCGAATTCAAGGTAAGTTGTTGGTAATATGTCCTTCGGGCCTCTGAATCATAATGATGTAGCAATTGCCCCTCTGCACTGCAGACACTAAGACCACAGGCGCAGCACAGCCTGTGGTCATGTGATGCAGTTTCTCggtttctatttttttttctctctaggGTAAATTGGAGATGGTTGTGGGTACCCCGGCCTCCAGCATGGAACTGCAGCTTTTCAGTACCACTGACAAGTTCATGCAGAAACTGGATGACAACGAGGCCCTGCTAGGTTCCTACCCTGTGGATGATGACTGCAAAATTCACGTATGTACTTCTGTGCTCAAACACTGCTCACATGGTGTGTCCCCTGTTTACCTTTATTCACACTGGAGTCATGTGTAAGATGTTAGATCTGTTGATAGGGTATCTTAATCCACAAGTGATTTCAATGCCCACAAGATTTCTGACCACAGCATGACTCTGCTAGCTTGATTGCCAGCCTCTTTCTACATTCGACAAGATTATATGCCATACTTGTCTTATTGGGCTAAACAGCGACCAGTTGGTTAAAAGCAGAAACTGACTGGCACCTGTACGATGACTGAGCcattctgttattttattattcaaTATGCTGAGTCACGATGATGGTGAATTCTGTGTGCTTAGGTGATTGACCGCAGTGGAGCCCAGAGCGGAGAGTTCAGTGATCTATCTAAAGTGGAGAAATTTGAGATTCCAGATGAAGTCTATGAGAAGAGGACAGGTACTGTGAGCTTGCACCATCATCCATCATTCACCATTCACAGCTAAAGCGTACAATTGAAATTGAATCGGAGGCAGTGAAGAAAATACTTGTTGAGAGCCATTTGCCACTTTCGAGTGCCACAACAGATAACTAGTGATAATTGCTCTCATCTACATCCTGTGTTACCTTTCAGTTTGAGGTTACATGGCAAAACCTTTCCTCAGTACATTACGTAATGATTGAGTGACAAACTATTACCATTGTAATATGGGGATTTCAAAGTGGATTGTCCATCTTTCCTCCTCAGATTCTGTAAGGTCATTCATGAAGAAGCAACGCGTTGGTCGCTTCAATGAAGAAGAGACGGCTAAAAAGGAGGCAGAGCTTGCAGCTCGTGAGGCCGAggaggaggctgctgctgctgccatcGGCGTCGGCAACCGATGCCAAGTACAGGTTGTTGGGCTACCCACCAAGATTGGCACCGTTATGTATGTTGGTGAGTGAGGTTGAAGCTTATTTTCCACAACAGGATTTAGGCTTGTCTAAACAGACTGTTACCATGGTTACGCCATGGATTATCAGTCTGACTGAAGTCGCCCTAAAAAGACGCAATGGTCTCTACATTTCCACCTACTGTAGTGGTTGTACATGCTGTTGGTCCTTTTGGCGGTAGGAGGTGGAGATAAGGTATCCAcaggaaagggagagcgagacCCTTAAATAGAATTGAgacttcagaaagtgttcacaccacTTTACTTTCTCTAaattgttgttacagcctgaatttaaaatggattattattttaaaaaatacaaaaaaatgtcaCTGGCCTGccccataatgtcagtggaattgtttttagaaatgtatcaaaatataaaagctgaaatgtctttatggcaagcctaaataagtttgtGGAAAACTTATGTCAAATAATAagttgtcctgaatacaaagtgttatgtttggggcaaatcgaatacaacactctccatattttcaagcatagtggtggctgcatcatgctatgggtatgcttgtaattgttaaggactggggaatttaggataaaaaaaagaaaccctaatggagctaagcacaggcaaaatcctggaggaaaatgagtttgtctgctttccaccagacactaggaGCTTAATTCacgtttcagcaggacaaaaCCCTATTactcaaggccaaatctacactggagctgcttaccaagacagtgaatgttccttagtggcctagttacagtttttagTTAAACctactgcaacacaacaaaatgtggaataagtcaaggggtatgaatacttaagGCACTCCTTATTCCAACAGAAAACACTGTTATTTTCTGTCTTGCAGGTACAGTAGATTTCAAGCCGGGTCATTGGGTGGGAGTGAAGTATGACGAGCCTCTTGGGAAACATGATGGCAGGTGAGGGCAACTGGCATAATTTGTGACATCACATGGTGTCTGAGAATGTTCACTGTTAAGAGCTACCTTGCATCATGATGTGCATTTCTTGTATTAGACTTATGGAGTTGTGCAGACCGCATGAAGTGTACTtgatgtctcttctctctctttccttagtGTGAAGGAGAAGCGATACTTTGAATGTGAGAACAAGTACGGTGCATTTGTCAGGCCCCTGACAGTGACCGTGGGGGACTTCCCAGAGGAAGACTACGGTCTGGATGAGATGTAGAACTGTGATGCTGTCACCCAGTCAAAGGGTGTGGGCAGATGGGTTCAACCAAGGTTCAACTTTGACCTCCAGTCCGACTACGAACCCGGGGCGAGGGACAGTGTCATTGCGATTAACTTTATTTTGTTTTGCGCTGGTCAGGGAGGTATGGGTTGGACTATAGAGAGCTGCAACTGGGTAAGGAGGCAGTATCGCCTAGGACCAAATCTAGCGTAGGTGTTTGATATCAGAATAGAAATTCAGTGCAGAACGTGAGTAAACCGCCATGGGAGGATCTAACCTAGTCAATGTTTCATGTGAACTCTGTCGGAGGGTATGAAGTGGTCCTCTTATGCATCACCTTCCCTTCAGAAGTACCCACTGCCCCCACTCAATTACACTGCTCAATGATGAGTTGTTCCAAGATGGAAAACGACTACTAATATTCTTCACTGACATTCTATATCAGAGCAGACTGTTGGGTTCCAAATaaaattcaagtttttttttttccaatctgtacatgtacagtgcataaagaaagtattcagactcctcgGCTTTttcagccttattttaaaattgattaaattaaacattttcctcaacaatctacacacaataccccataatggtgaagagaaaacaggtttttggaaatgtttgcaaatttattgaacagaaataccttgtttacataagAAATTTcacagtagttttgaaagtggtgctcCTGAGTCAAAATTGGTCCCTGTTTTTTGTGTACTGTCATTAATTTTGTGTGATATGAATTTGGAAAATTGTTTGAGGTGTATTTTAAAATTCATCTGTTACAAATCCAATTTGTGCCATATTTTACGAATTTCTTTAAAATCCAGGACTGCAtctttgaatgtttttttttgtggaatTTACTGGATATTGAATGAGCAGAGTTGAGAAAAGCTCTCGAATTAAAGTACAGAGTCTTTGATGCCTTGTTACAACTACATTGTTGGATGTATTTCATGTAAATGATAACCAGGTGGTCCTACTAGTTCGTTTGATCCAGTGGCTTTAGAATGCAAGCGTTCCTAAATTGATGTCCTCTGAATTTTGAGTTGAACCTGAATTGCCCATCACATCCTAGATTCAAATTGAATAATAGGCAGTCATAAAAAGCATCACAATGTGAATTATCAACCCAAGCCATGGTTCTGGTAAACTTTATAAAATAAATCCCATGCTTTGGAATGCAAGAATTCACACTACAACAAAATATCTAGTTGTACTGACTAGTGACAGTTTATTTGAATCTGTTCAATGGTTATTGTACCATAAAACcctttgtttttgtgtgttatgTCCCTGTTCTAGATTCTGGAAAATGTTAAACTGCTTCTAACGCTCCAACACTTCAAATGTCTGAATACCAGTTATGCACATAGCATGCAGTTCAGACCTAGAGCTCAGCTGATGACAAGTCACTTTTCAGATGGATGAGATATCTTATCTGTATTTCTACTGAACTTCATTGTACTGCTCCTCATTGCTACTTCAGAGTTTGACTCATGAAAGCATGTGATCTGTCATTTGTTTTATCGCGCATGTAACTGAGCCAGTTTTGgaagagaaactgaatataaaaGCAAATAATTAATGCGttccttttttattttaattgtatttttttcctcAGACCTTGTCAGCAATTGACAGGCCCTGATTGGTCCATGAATTGCAATCTGTTCTTATGAAATCTCAAAGGTGCTGGTGTTATTTTTGATGTGCCAAAGTGCAATGGTATCTAATGCACAATAAAGTAAAATAAACATACCAGCAGATGTGATGCTCAAGGTGTATTTTACCGATTCTTACTCTGATTCACCATTAGTAGGACAAAAATAAAGTACCTCATGCATGGTGAAAAGAGAGGTAGAAGAGATCTCTAGTCTAGGCAGGGGTTAAAGACTTCATCACACTTATCCCGAAACTGTCAGGTTGCAGTGGGACACTGCACAGGAAACTGAACAGTGAAGCACTGACGGAAGGAATATGGTCAGTGGTCgtaaaagtacccaattgtcatacttgatacCTGCTCATTGACTTttgctcagccttcaacaccatagtaccctccaagctcattatgCTCGGggtcctgggtctgaaccccaccctgtgcaactgggtcctggacttcctgatgggccgccccaggtggtgaaggtaggacaCAACACCACTTCGCTGACTAAACacaggccccacaagggtgcgtgttcagcctcctgtactctctgttcacccatgactgcatggccacacaTGCCTCCCAACTAtattatcaagtttgcagacaacataacagttgtaggcctgattaccgaaaatggcagcctacagggaggtgagggccctggcggagtggtgccaggaaaataacctctccctgatcatggacttcaggaaacagcagagagagcacgtcCCTATCCACACcgacgggaccacagtggagaaggtgaaaagcttcaagttacTCTGGATACACaacactgacgatctgaaatggtccacccacacaggcagtgtggtgaagaaggcgctttagaaatttggcttggcccctaagaccctcacaaacctttacagatgcacatttgagagcatcctgttggactgtatcaccgcctggtactgcactgcccgcaaccacagggctctccggAGGCATctccgggggcacactgcctgctctccaggatacctacagcacacgatgtcacaggaaggccaaaaagatcatcaaggacatcaaccacccaagccatggcctgttcaccccgctaccatccagaaggcgaggttagtacaggtgcgtcaaagctgggaccgagagactgaaaaacagcttctatctcaaggccatcagactcttaaatagccatcactagacggctaccacctggttactcaaccctgcaccttagagacagctgccctatatacatagacatggaatcactagtCACTAATAAtttttacatactgctttactcatttcatatgtatatacgttggttaagggcttgtaagtaagcatttcacggtaaagtctacacttgttgtattcggtgcatgtgacaaataaagttagatttgatttgatatactgtattctattccactgtatttgagtcaatgccactctgacattgctcgtcataatatttacatatttacTCCATTATTTGATTTAGATTaatatttttatgaattgttagatattactgcactgttggagctaggaacacaagcatttcgctacacccctaataacatctgctaaatatgtgtatgtgaccaataaaattagatttgatttccatagaaaatgactgaagtaaaatTGAAAGTCTctcagtaaaatactatttgagtaaaagtcaaagtatttggttttaaatatacttaagtatcatctacaagaccctgctaggtaaagtccccccttatctcagctcgctggtcaccatagcatcacccacctgtagcacgcgctccagcaggtatatctctctggtcacccccaaaaccaattctttctttggccgcctctccttccagttctctgctgccaatgactggaacgaactacaaaaatctctgaaactggaaacacttatctccctcactagctttaagcaccaactgtcagagcagctcacagattactgcacctgtacatagcccacctataatttagcccaaacaactacctctttccctactgtatttattttatttatttatttattttgctcctttgcaccccattatttttatttctactttgcacattcttccactgcaaatctaccattccagtgttttacttgctatattgtatttactttgccatcatggccttttttttgcctttacctcccttatctcacctcatttgctcacatcgtatataaacttgtttatactgtattattgactgtatgtttgttttactccatgtgtaactctgtgtcgttgtatgtgtcgaactgctttgctttatcttggccaggtcgcaattgtaaatgagaacttgttctcaacttgccttcctggttaaataaaggtgaaataaaaagtaTCATAAGTCAAttgaattgctaaaatatacttaagtatcagaagtaaaagtataaataatttcaaattccttatattaagtaaACCAGACAGTACAATTTTCTTGGTTTGTATTTAtttagatagccaggggcacactccaacgtAATTTACAAAGGAAGCATTTGTGTTAAATGAGTCTACCagaacagaggcagtagggataacccgggatgttctcttgataagtgggtgaatttgacaatttttctGTAAAAACATAAtgagtacttttgagtgtcagggaaatgtatggtgtaaaaagtaattttctttaggaatttaCTGAAGTAAAAGTAGGCAAACAAAATACATAGTAAGGTGCCTacccccccaaaaacgacttaagtaatacttcaaagtattttttacaAAGGTACTTTACACCCCTGGGTTACAACAGGCACAAATACAGTAAGCACAACATACCACTGAACATACAGTAAAGAGAGCGTAGCAGATATAACAAGCAGCTGTCTCCTCTATTGTTTAAAAGAGGGGACTGCTGCAAATAGAGAAATAAGGAAGGCACTGATGTCTTCATGCCAACATGGGACGACTTGCTtctttgcaacaaaaaaaaaacgtcaCGTTGTAGATGTACCTATCTGAGCTCACGCGAGAACTTCAGTTTCATTGCCAGCGGTGTGCGACAGAGACAGCGAAGATGGCGTCGCAGGAGACCGAAGCTTCTCCGCAAGCCAACGGCGAGgtaaaaatgaattaaattgtaTGACTGTCGTCAAAGTGTGAACGTACCAATATCGGCATATGGCTAACTCGAGCAGTGAATGGCACTGCAGACATTGTTATTGAAGTGTGATCGTTTCACACGCGAGCTTTTTGACGCTGTCAATGCCGGTCGGTTTATAAACGTCCCCCCTGCCTTTCACGGTGCGTTTGTTACAGCATCTTGCAAGTTTGTTATTTTCTGATAAACCGACAACCATATTTCTGATCAAAATAATGAGGTCGGTACTTGGGGTAACAGATCATGTCATGACAGTGGATGATTGGGTTAGCCCGTTTTaacctagctagttagctacaagaGTGGCTAGCTAGACTGGCGATGATATTTCGTCAGCCTAGCCAACGTTCGTTTAGCAGAATCATTTGTCAATCATTACCTTTAATCGCACTTCCTTTTTTAATGGACTAAAGTTATTACTTGGTAGACTAGGCTAGTCTGCTGCCTATCACTATCAACTGAGTGCTAAACGAATCACAGCCCGGCGCTGAGAATGATCGAACATCTGTGTTTTCTAGATTTTGGTTCGTTAGCTACTTAGTTATGTATGTTGCATTTTATTAGCTAGCAAGCAGATCCGACCGCATGTTTAGCGCTGTACTAGGGTCAGACGGGATTCATGTATAGTTTAAGACACTGCGGAGCTGGCGCAAAATATGGCTCGGGAAACAtacctcaatccagggatgagAAATGTTGTATTCCGATTTGTCCCATTATCCAAACTGTTACACCGAGAAGTTTGCTGGAAGGGTTAGGTAAcatgcaaagtagttaaaatagctaaaaaatgttttggttgtctgtaatttgaacttgcaacctttgggttgctagacatttgcgTTAAACGcccaaccaaccaccctactttaatTTTTGTATGTCTtttgtaaccata is a window from the Oncorhynchus mykiss isolate Arlee chromosome 24, USDA_OmykA_1.1, whole genome shotgun sequence genome containing:
- the tbcb gene encoding tubulin-folding cofactor B, with the protein product MDGGVTVITNPTVSVRLTSTISSFEVNKRYNRGITIAEFKGKLEMVVGTPASSMELQLFSTTDKFMQKLDDNEALLGSYPVDDDCKIHVIDRSGAQSGEFSDLSKVEKFEIPDEVYEKRTDSVRSFMKKQRVGRFNEEETAKKEAELAAREAEEEAAAAAIGVGNRCQVQVVGLPTKIGTVMYVGTVDFKPGHWVGVKYDEPLGKHDGSVKEKRYFECENKYGAFVRPLTVTVGDFPEEDYGLDEM